Proteins encoded together in one Bacillota bacterium window:
- a CDS encoding oligopeptide/dipeptide ABC transporter ATP-binding protein: protein MVSKGEIPSPVNVPPGCSFHSRCPYVMDVCRSTDPKMISLGGRHTVRCHLYSEGEQSIVASLTGTARS from the coding sequence GTGGTCTCGAAGGGAGAAATCCCGAGCCCGGTGAACGTCCCCCCAGGGTGTAGCTTCCATTCCCGCTGCCCGTATGTCATGGACGTCTGCAGGAGTACCGATCCGAAGATGATCTCCCTGGGCGGACGCCATACCGTACGGTGCCATCTGTACTCCGAAGGGGAGCAGTCTATCGTTGCCTCGCTGACAG